In the Streptomyces sp. NBC_00525 genome, one interval contains:
- a CDS encoding RNA-binding protein has protein sequence MLEEALEHLVKGIVDNPDDVQVASRNLRRGRVLEVRVHPDDLGKVIGRNGRTARALRTVVGAIGGRGIRVDLVDVDQVR, from the coding sequence ATGCTCGAGGAGGCTCTCGAGCACCTCGTGAAAGGCATCGTCGACAACCCCGACGACGTGCAGGTCGCCTCGCGCAACCTGCGTCGCGGGCGCGTGCTCGAGGTCCGGGTTCATCCCGATGACCTCGGCAAGGTGATCGGCCGCAACGGCCGCACCGCACGCGCGCTGCGCACCGTCGTGGGCGCCATCGGCGGCCGTGGCATCCGCGTCGACCTCGTCGATGTGGACCAGGTTCGCTGA
- the rimM gene encoding ribosome maturation factor RimM (Essential for efficient processing of 16S rRNA), whose product MQLVVARIGRAHGIKGEVTVEVRTDEPELRLGPGAVLATEPAAAGPLTIETGRVHSGRLLLRFEGVKDRTAAEALRNTLLIAEVDPAELPEDPEEFYDHQLMDLDVVLADGTGIGRITEITHLPSQDLLIVERPDGSEVMIPFVEEIVTEIDLDEQRAVITPPPGLIDASEAVVASSREEGTGVPSPEEGTGAKGGDA is encoded by the coding sequence GTGCAGTTGGTAGTCGCACGGATCGGTCGCGCCCACGGCATCAAGGGCGAGGTCACCGTCGAGGTCCGCACGGACGAGCCGGAGCTGCGGCTCGGCCCCGGAGCCGTACTGGCCACCGAGCCGGCCGCGGCCGGACCGCTGACGATCGAGACCGGCCGGGTGCACAGCGGCAGGCTGCTGCTGCGCTTCGAGGGCGTGAAGGACCGTACGGCCGCCGAGGCGCTGCGCAACACCCTGCTGATCGCCGAGGTCGACCCGGCGGAGCTCCCGGAGGACCCGGAGGAGTTCTACGACCACCAGCTGATGGACCTGGACGTCGTCCTCGCGGACGGCACCGGGATCGGCCGGATCACGGAGATCACACATCTGCCGTCCCAGGACCTCCTCATCGTGGAGCGGCCGGACGGCAGCGAGGTGATGATCCCGTTCGTCGAGGAGATCGTCACCGAGATCGATCTGGACGAGCAGCGCGCGGTGATCACCCCGCCGCCCGGCCTGATCGACGCGAGCGAGGCGGTCGTGGCCTCCTCCCGCGAGGAGGGCACCGGGGTGCCCTCCCCCGAGGAGGGCACCGGGGCGAAGGGCGGGGACGCCTGA
- the trmD gene encoding tRNA (guanosine(37)-N1)-methyltransferase TrmD: MRLDVVTIFPEYLEPLNVSLVGKARAAGRLDVRVHDLRSWTYDRHNTVDDTPYGGGPGMVMKTDPWGDALDEVLADGYETGAHDPVLVVPTPSGRPFTQELAVELSERPWLVFTPARYEGIDRRVTEEYATRMRVVEVSIGDYVLAGGEAAVLVITEAVARLLPGVLGNAASHQDDSFAPGAMANLLEGPVYTKPPEWRGRSIPEVLLSGHHGRIARWRRDEALRRTAAYRPELIERCEASGFDKKDREMLSILGWSPEPGGRFWRRPEAVEE; this comes from the coding sequence ATGCGCCTCGACGTCGTCACGATCTTCCCCGAGTACCTGGAACCGCTCAACGTCTCCCTGGTCGGCAAGGCCCGCGCGGCCGGCCGCCTCGACGTGCGGGTGCACGACCTGCGCTCCTGGACGTACGACCGGCACAACACCGTCGACGACACCCCGTACGGCGGCGGCCCCGGCATGGTCATGAAGACCGATCCGTGGGGCGACGCCCTGGACGAGGTCCTGGCGGACGGCTACGAGACGGGGGCGCACGACCCGGTCCTCGTGGTGCCGACGCCGAGCGGGCGGCCGTTCACCCAGGAACTCGCCGTCGAACTCTCCGAGCGGCCCTGGCTGGTCTTCACGCCGGCCCGCTACGAGGGCATCGACCGGCGGGTGACCGAGGAGTACGCCACCCGGATGCGGGTGGTCGAGGTGTCCATCGGCGACTACGTGCTGGCCGGCGGGGAGGCCGCCGTGCTGGTGATCACCGAGGCGGTGGCCCGGCTGCTGCCCGGCGTCCTCGGCAACGCCGCCTCCCACCAGGACGACTCCTTCGCCCCCGGCGCCATGGCCAACCTCCTGGAGGGGCCCGTCTACACCAAGCCGCCCGAGTGGCGCGGCCGGTCCATCCCCGAGGTGCTGCTCAGCGGCCACCACGGGCGGATCGCGCGCTGGCGGCGGGACGAGGCGCTGCGCCGTACCGCCGCGTACCGGCCCGAACTGATCGAGCGGTGCGAGGCGTCCGGCTTCGACAAGAAGGACCGCGAGATGCTCTCCATCCTCGGCTGGTCCCCGGAACCGGGTGGCCGATTTTGGCGCAGGCCCGAGGCCGTGGAAGAATAG
- the rplS gene encoding 50S ribosomal protein L19 produces the protein MASLLDDVNAASLRTDIPAFRPGDTVNVHVRVIEGNRSRVQQFKGIVIRRQGAGVSETFTVRKVSFSVGVERTFPVHSPIFEKIELVTRGDVRRAKLYFLRELRGKAAKIKEKRDR, from the coding sequence ATGGCTTCCCTGCTCGACGACGTCAATGCCGCGTCGCTGCGTACCGACATCCCGGCGTTCCGCCCCGGTGACACCGTCAACGTTCACGTCCGCGTGATCGAGGGCAACCGCTCCCGTGTCCAGCAGTTCAAGGGCATCGTCATCCGCCGCCAGGGCGCGGGCGTCAGCGAGACCTTCACGGTTCGCAAGGTCTCCTTCAGCGTCGGCGTCGAGCGCACCTTCCCGGTGCACAGCCCGATCTTCGAGAAGATCGAGCTCGTGACCCGCGGTGACGTCCGTCGCGCCAAGCTGTACTTCCTCCGTGAGCTGCGCGGCAAGGCCGCGAAGATCAAGGAGAAGCGCGACCGCTGA
- the lepB gene encoding signal peptidase I, with translation MDTQAELQERDRSSAPDPGPGEGSRSSRARNRIAAVLSRRLSWRGTFALGAVCAVFVLLFSSFVVQPFLIPSASMEPTLRVGDRVLVNKLAYRFGDEPRRGDVIVFDGTGSFVREGAEQNPVVALLHGAAASLGLARPAETDFVKRVVGVGGDRVVCCDARGRIEVNGRPVAEDYLFPGDAASKVPFDIVVADGALWVMGDHRSRSRDSRDHLGEPGGGVVPVDRVIGRVDWFGWPLGRIGSLPGTAAFDSVPAPGPGHG, from the coding sequence ATGGACACGCAAGCAGAACTCCAGGAGCGCGACCGCTCCTCCGCACCCGATCCGGGTCCGGGGGAGGGGTCGCGCTCTTCGCGTGCCCGGAACCGGATCGCCGCCGTGCTGTCCCGGCGGCTGTCCTGGCGGGGGACCTTCGCGCTCGGTGCCGTCTGCGCGGTGTTCGTGCTTCTGTTCAGCAGTTTCGTGGTGCAGCCCTTCCTGATCCCCAGCGCCTCGATGGAGCCGACGCTCCGGGTGGGCGACCGGGTGCTCGTGAACAAGCTGGCGTACCGCTTCGGTGACGAGCCCCGGCGCGGCGATGTGATCGTCTTCGACGGCACCGGCTCCTTCGTGCGCGAGGGCGCCGAGCAGAACCCGGTCGTCGCGCTGCTGCACGGGGCCGCGGCATCGCTCGGGCTGGCGCGGCCCGCCGAGACCGACTTCGTGAAGCGGGTGGTGGGCGTCGGCGGCGACCGGGTGGTCTGCTGCGACGCGCGGGGCCGGATCGAGGTGAACGGCCGGCCGGTGGCGGAGGACTACCTCTTCCCCGGTGACGCGGCCTCGAAGGTCCCGTTCGACATCGTGGTGGCGGACGGCGCGCTCTGGGTGATGGGCGACCACCGCAGCCGCTCCCGCGACTCCCGCGACCACCTGGGGGAGCCGGGCGGCGGTGTGGTGCCGGTGGACCGGGTGATCGGGCGGGTCGACTGGTTCGGCTGGCCGCTCGGGCGGATCGGCTCGCTGCCGGGCACCGCCGCCTTCGACTCCGTACCGGCGCCCGGTCCGGGCCATGGGTAG
- the lepB gene encoding signal peptidase I, giving the protein MGSRGRRAAPAAGRAAVRGAPEEDAARSLPTRAERRKLARKVKRRRRRSAVREIPLLITVALLIALFMKTFLVQAFVIPSGSMEQTIRIGDRVLVDKLTPWLGSKPQRGDVVVFRNPSDWPPPNPVGEEDPPPVGVKQLKQLLTFAGLLPSDDEQDLIKRVVAVGGDTVRCCAADGRITVNGVAVDEPYVFPGDSPSTIKFEVKVPPGRLFVMGDHRSNSADSRFHLDRTADGTISEDAVVGRAKWIVWPFGHWAELAQRSAFSAVPDARAGSAAVSGPSNSVSEESNRLIRLPTPAELPLVMGVVGLHRLGRRRWHGIRSGCGGFGGRRTIRTRRTRGPAGQPGAFRAARRGRGGRGG; this is encoded by the coding sequence ATGGGTAGCCGGGGGCGCCGCGCCGCGCCCGCCGCCGGGCGCGCCGCCGTGCGCGGGGCGCCGGAGGAGGATGCCGCCCGCTCCCTGCCGACCCGGGCCGAGCGGCGCAAGCTGGCCCGCAAGGTGAAGCGCAGACGCCGCCGGTCGGCGGTGCGGGAGATTCCGCTCCTGATCACGGTGGCGCTGCTGATCGCGCTCTTCATGAAGACGTTCCTGGTGCAGGCGTTCGTGATCCCGTCCGGATCGATGGAGCAGACCATCCGCATCGGCGACCGGGTGCTCGTGGACAAGCTGACGCCGTGGCTCGGGTCCAAGCCGCAGCGCGGTGACGTCGTGGTGTTCCGCAATCCGTCCGACTGGCCGCCGCCGAACCCGGTGGGCGAGGAGGACCCGCCGCCGGTCGGCGTCAAGCAGCTGAAGCAGCTGCTCACCTTCGCGGGGCTGCTCCCCTCGGACGACGAGCAGGACCTGATCAAGCGCGTGGTGGCCGTGGGCGGTGACACGGTGCGCTGCTGCGCGGCGGACGGCAGGATCACCGTCAACGGCGTGGCGGTGGACGAACCCTATGTTTTTCCCGGCGATTCCCCTTCCACCATCAAATTCGAGGTAAAGGTTCCGCCGGGCCGTCTCTTCGTCATGGGGGACCATCGTTCGAACTCCGCCGATTCACGGTTCCACCTGGACCGGACGGCGGACGGCACGATCTCCGAGGACGCGGTCGTGGGGCGGGCGAAGTGGATCGTCTGGCCCTTCGGGCACTGGGCTGAACTGGCGCAGCGCTCGGCGTTCTCCGCGGTCCCGGACGCGCGTGCCGGTTCGGCGGCGGTCTCGGGACCGTCGAATAGTGTGTCCGAGGAATCCAACCGATTGATCCGACTCCCGACCCCTGCGGAACTCCCGCTCGTTATGGGAGTGGTGGGCCTGCATCGGCTAGGACGCAGGCGGTGGCACGGAATAAGGAGTGGATGTGGGGGATTTGGCGGTCGGCGCACGATCCGGACGCGACGAACCCGAGGACCGGCCGGGCAGCCAGGTGCCTTCCGAGCAGCCCGCCGGGGCCGCGGGGGAAGGGGCGGCTGA
- the lepB gene encoding signal peptidase I, which produces MAVGARSGRDEPEDRPGSQVPSEQPAGAAGEGAAEDGTAVSGTESDDGASGDGTSRKKNPRPFWKELPLLIGVALILALLIKTFLVQAFSIPSDSMQNTLQRGDRVVVDKLTPWFGAEPERGEVVVFHDPGGWLEGSQAPEPNAVQKFLSFIGLMPSAEEKDLIKRVIGVGGDTVECKKGGPVTVNGKALDDKSFIFEGNSACDDEPFGPIKVPEGRIWVMGDHRQNSLDSRYHQNLPGGGTVSNDEVVGRAIAIVWPVGRWATLPVPKTFDQPGIGTAAAAAPGVMGLAGAVPLVLWRRRRRAAAAAGTVRNDA; this is translated from the coding sequence TTGGCGGTCGGCGCACGATCCGGACGCGACGAACCCGAGGACCGGCCGGGCAGCCAGGTGCCTTCCGAGCAGCCCGCCGGGGCCGCGGGGGAAGGGGCGGCTGAGGACGGGACGGCGGTGAGCGGGACGGAGAGCGACGACGGCGCGTCCGGCGACGGCACGTCCCGGAAGAAGAACCCCCGCCCGTTCTGGAAGGAACTGCCGCTCCTCATCGGTGTCGCGCTGATTCTGGCGCTGCTGATCAAGACGTTCCTGGTGCAGGCGTTCTCGATCCCCTCGGACTCGATGCAGAACACGCTCCAGCGGGGCGACCGGGTCGTGGTCGACAAGCTGACGCCGTGGTTCGGGGCGGAGCCGGAGCGCGGCGAGGTCGTCGTCTTCCACGACCCGGGCGGCTGGCTGGAGGGCAGCCAGGCCCCCGAGCCGAACGCGGTCCAGAAGTTCCTCAGCTTCATCGGGCTGATGCCGTCCGCCGAGGAGAAGGACCTGATCAAGCGGGTCATCGGCGTCGGCGGTGACACGGTGGAGTGCAAGAAGGGCGGCCCGGTCACGGTCAACGGCAAGGCGCTCGACGACAAGTCCTTCATCTTCGAGGGCAACAGCGCCTGCGACGACGAGCCGTTCGGCCCGATCAAGGTGCCCGAGGGCCGGATCTGGGTGATGGGCGACCACCGCCAGAACTCCCTGGACTCCCGCTACCACCAGAACCTGCCGGGCGGCGGCACGGTCTCCAACGACGAGGTGGTCGGCCGGGCCATCGCCATCGTGTGGCCGGTCGGCCGCTGGGCGACCCTGCCGGTCCCCAAGACCTTCGACCAGCCGGGCATCGGCACCGCCGCCGCCGCGGCGCCGGGGGTGATGGGCCTCGCGGGTGCCGTGCCGCTGGTGCTGTGGCGCAGGCGGCGCCGGGCCGCGGCCGCCGCCGGCACAGTGAGGAATGACGCGTGA
- the lepB gene encoding signal peptidase I produces MSDVTEDGARSASASEDGEGTGRKGENTGTDAEGTGADGEDTGSGGRKKKARPFWQELPLLIGVALVLALLIKTFLVQAFSIPSDSMQNTLQRGDRVLVDKLTPWFGSEPERGEVVVFHDPDGWLRGEPTPNPNAAQKFLSFVGLMPSAEEKDLIKRTIAVGGDTVECKKGGPVEVNGKALDEPYIFPGNSACDDMPFGPFKVPDGKIWVMGDHRQDSADSRYHTDDVNKGFVPVSQVVGRAIVVAWPVDRWSVLSVPDTFDQPGISAAAGAAPGVLGLAGALPLVLRRRRRLTAGRTAG; encoded by the coding sequence GTGAGCGACGTGACAGAAGACGGAGCACGGTCGGCCTCCGCCTCCGAGGACGGCGAGGGCACAGGTAGGAAGGGCGAGAACACCGGTACGGATGCCGAGGGCACAGGTGCGGACGGCGAGGACACCGGCAGCGGCGGCAGGAAGAAGAAGGCCCGTCCGTTCTGGCAGGAGCTGCCGCTCCTCATCGGTGTCGCGCTGGTTCTGGCGCTGCTGATCAAGACATTCCTGGTGCAGGCGTTCTCGATCCCGTCCGACTCGATGCAGAACACGCTCCAGCGGGGCGACCGCGTCCTGGTGGACAAGCTGACGCCGTGGTTCGGATCGGAGCCGGAGCGCGGCGAGGTCGTCGTCTTCCACGACCCGGACGGCTGGCTCAGGGGCGAACCGACCCCGAACCCCAACGCCGCGCAGAAGTTCCTGAGCTTCGTCGGGCTGATGCCGTCCGCCGAGGAGAAGGACCTGATCAAGCGGACGATCGCGGTCGGCGGCGACACCGTGGAGTGCAAGAAGGGCGGCCCGGTCGAGGTCAACGGCAAGGCGCTCGACGAGCCGTACATCTTCCCCGGCAACAGCGCCTGCGACGACATGCCGTTCGGGCCGTTCAAGGTGCCCGACGGCAAGATCTGGGTCATGGGCGACCACCGCCAGGACTCGGCGGACTCCCGCTACCACACCGACGACGTCAACAAGGGCTTCGTGCCGGTGAGCCAGGTCGTGGGCCGGGCCATCGTCGTGGCGTGGCCGGTGGACCGCTGGTCGGTGCTGTCCGTCCCGGACACCTTCGACCAGCCGGGCATCAGCGCCGCCGCCGGGGCCGCACCCGGCGTGCTGGGCCTGGCGGGCGCGCTTCCGCTGGTCCTCCGGCGCAGGAGGAGGCTGACCGCCGGGCGTACTGCCGGGTAG
- the lepB gene encoding signal peptidase I, with protein MGATGRNGDGRGRLGARISGAAVALGCVLFLGGFVWGALVYRPYTVPTGSMSPTVNAGDKVLAQRVDGDEVRRGDVVVFTDPEWGDLPMVKRIVGVGGDKIVCCGEDGRLTVNGIPVDEPYLRSSGRASGRDFTAEVPKGRLFLLGDDRTVSLDSRVHLEDAAHGTVPRDSVEARIDAVAWPFGSMIGRPEAFAALPGGISSAGPLRLQLTAMGVGVVLIFGGAVYGPLAARAARPPRNAKPGVAAGAR; from the coding sequence ATGGGTGCAACAGGTCGTAACGGTGACGGCCGCGGCCGTCTCGGCGCCAGAATCTCCGGGGCGGCCGTCGCCCTGGGCTGCGTGCTCTTCCTCGGCGGCTTCGTCTGGGGGGCGCTGGTCTACCGCCCCTACACGGTGCCCACCGGCTCGATGTCCCCCACGGTGAACGCGGGGGACAAGGTCCTCGCCCAGCGCGTGGACGGCGACGAGGTCCGGCGCGGTGACGTGGTGGTGTTCACCGACCCGGAGTGGGGCGACCTGCCCATGGTGAAGCGGATCGTCGGGGTCGGCGGCGACAAGATCGTCTGCTGCGGCGAGGACGGCCGCCTCACGGTCAACGGCATACCCGTGGACGAACCGTATCTGCGGTCCTCGGGCCGCGCCTCGGGCCGGGACTTCACCGCCGAGGTCCCCAAGGGCCGGCTCTTCCTCCTGGGCGACGACCGCACGGTCTCCCTGGACTCGCGCGTGCATCTGGAGGACGCCGCGCACGGCACGGTCCCCCGCGACTCGGTGGAGGCCAGGATCGACGCGGTCGCCTGGCCGTTCGGCTCCATGATCGGCCGCCCCGAGGCATTCGCCGCGCTGCCGGGCGGCATCTCGTCCGCCGGGCCGCTGAGGCTCCAGCTGACGGCCATGGGCGTGGGCGTGGTCCTGATCTTCGGCGGGGCGGTGTACGGCCCGCTCGCGGCCCGTGCCGCCCGGCCCCCGCGGAACGCGAAGCCCGGGGTGGCCGCCGGTGCCCGCTGA
- a CDS encoding NUDIX hydrolase, with product MPAEMRRAARLVLLDPDDRVLLMHGFEPEDPSRTWWFTPGGGLEDGETLERAALRELAEETGITAVELGPVIWRRHCSFPFDGRRWEQDEWYFLARTAQTATDTSGHTWLERRSVTGLRWWTSAELSSARETVYPTGLADLLRRLLDEGPPRTPVVLAPESA from the coding sequence GTGCCCGCTGAGATGCGCCGGGCCGCCCGTCTGGTGCTCCTCGACCCGGACGACCGCGTGCTGCTGATGCACGGCTTCGAACCGGAGGACCCGTCCCGCACCTGGTGGTTCACGCCGGGCGGCGGCCTGGAGGACGGCGAGACCCTGGAGCGGGCCGCGCTGCGCGAGCTGGCCGAGGAGACCGGGATCACCGCCGTCGAACTGGGTCCGGTGATCTGGCGGCGCCACTGCTCCTTCCCCTTCGACGGCCGGCGCTGGGAGCAGGACGAGTGGTACTTCCTGGCCCGTACGGCACAGACCGCCACGGACACCAGCGGCCATACATGGCTGGAACGCCGCAGTGTCACGGGGTTGAGGTGGTGGACCTCCGCCGAACTGTCGTCGGCCCGTGAGACGGTGTACCCGACCGGGCTCGCCGACCTGCTCCGGAGGCTGCTCGACGAGGGTCCTCCGCGTACGCCGGTGGTCCTGGCCCCCGAAAGCGCCTGA
- a CDS encoding DUF2469 domain-containing protein: protein MSAEDLEKYETEMELKLYREYRDVVGLFKYVIETERRFYLTNDYEMQVHSVQGEVFFEVSMADAWVWDMYRPARFVKQVRVLTFKDVNIEELNKSDLELPGG, encoded by the coding sequence ATGAGCGCCGAGGACCTCGAGAAGTACGAGACCGAGATGGAGCTGAAGCTCTACCGGGAGTACCGCGATGTCGTCGGTCTGTTCAAATACGTGATCGAGACCGAACGGCGCTTCTACCTCACCAACGACTACGAGATGCAGGTGCACTCGGTCCAGGGCGAGGTGTTCTTCGAGGTGTCCATGGCGGACGCCTGGGTCTGGGACATGTACCGGCCGGCCCGGTTCGTGAAGCAGGTACGCGTCCTCACGTTCAAGGACGTCAACATCGAGGAGCTGAACAAGAGCGATCTCGAACTCCCGGGAGGCTGA
- a CDS encoding YraN family protein — MNARGALGRYGEDLAVRLLTGAGMSVLERNWRCRAGEIDIVAMDGDALVVCEVKTRRKGAFEHPMAAVGPAKADRLRRLAALWLERHGGPPPGGVRIDLVGVVLPERGAPLAEHVRGVA, encoded by the coding sequence ATGAACGCACGGGGAGCTCTCGGGCGGTACGGCGAGGATCTGGCGGTACGGCTGCTGACCGGGGCCGGCATGTCCGTACTGGAACGGAACTGGCGTTGCCGCGCCGGTGAGATCGACATCGTCGCGATGGACGGCGACGCGCTCGTGGTCTGCGAGGTGAAGACCCGCAGGAAGGGCGCGTTCGAGCATCCGATGGCCGCGGTCGGCCCGGCCAAGGCCGACCGGCTGCGGCGGCTGGCCGCGCTCTGGCTGGAGCGGCACGGCGGCCCGCCGCCCGGCGGAGTCCGCATCGACCTGGTCGGTGTGGTGCTCCCCGAGCGCGGCGCGCCCCTGGCCGAGCATGTGCGGGGGGTGGCCTGA
- a CDS encoding YifB family Mg chelatase-like AAA ATPase, whose amino-acid sequence MGFARACAVALVGVEGVVVEVQADLEAGVAAFTLVGLPDKSLVESRDRVRAAVVNSGAQWPQKKLTVGLSPASVPKAGSGFDLAVACAVLGAAERIDPAAIDDVVMIGELGLDGRVRPVRGVLPAVLAAADAGYRQVVVPEQTAGEAALVPGVSVLGVRSLRQLIAVLCDEPVPDEQRAGAEGRPDPMLAGLMVPGAGLGTGLARGAAGAEGARPDLADVAGQERARKALEIAAAGGHHLLLTGPPGAGKTMLAERLPAILPPLTRQESLEVTAVHSVAGILPPGEPLVSRAPYCAPHHSATMQSLVGGGNGLPRPGAVSLAHRGILFLDEAPEFSVKTLDALRQPLESGHVVVARSAGVVRLPARFLMVLAANPCPCGRHSLNGGGCECPPSAVRRYQARLSGPLLDRVDLRVAVDSVTREDLMGRGGRGESTETVAARVREARERAAERLTGTPWTTNSEVPGHELRTRLAAVPGALHAAERDMERGLLTARGLDRVLRVAWTVADLRGAARPDASDIAAALELRSGIPRGVPLGAGAP is encoded by the coding sequence ATGGGGTTCGCGCGTGCCTGTGCGGTGGCCCTGGTGGGCGTCGAGGGCGTGGTGGTGGAGGTCCAGGCCGACCTGGAGGCCGGGGTGGCGGCGTTCACCCTGGTCGGGCTGCCGGACAAGAGCCTGGTGGAGAGCCGGGACCGGGTCAGGGCGGCCGTGGTGAACTCCGGGGCCCAGTGGCCGCAGAAGAAGCTCACCGTGGGGCTCTCCCCGGCGTCGGTGCCCAAGGCCGGCTCGGGTTTCGATCTCGCCGTGGCGTGCGCCGTGCTCGGTGCGGCGGAGCGGATCGACCCGGCGGCGATCGACGACGTGGTGATGATCGGCGAGCTGGGGCTGGACGGCCGGGTGCGGCCGGTACGGGGCGTGCTGCCCGCCGTCCTGGCGGCGGCCGACGCCGGCTACCGGCAGGTGGTGGTCCCGGAGCAGACGGCGGGCGAGGCGGCCCTGGTGCCCGGCGTCTCCGTGCTCGGGGTGCGCAGCCTGCGCCAGCTCATCGCCGTGCTCTGCGACGAACCGGTGCCCGACGAACAGCGGGCCGGCGCGGAGGGCCGCCCCGATCCCATGCTGGCCGGTCTCATGGTGCCCGGCGCCGGACTGGGCACCGGGCTCGCCAGGGGAGCCGCGGGGGCCGAGGGCGCCCGGCCGGACCTGGCGGACGTGGCGGGCCAGGAGCGGGCCCGCAAGGCGCTGGAGATCGCCGCGGCCGGCGGCCACCATCTGCTGCTGACCGGCCCGCCGGGGGCCGGCAAGACCATGCTGGCCGAGCGCCTGCCCGCGATCCTGCCGCCGCTCACCCGGCAGGAGTCCCTCGAAGTGACCGCGGTCCACTCGGTGGCCGGCATCCTGCCGCCGGGCGAGCCGCTGGTCTCCCGCGCGCCGTACTGCGCCCCGCACCACTCGGCGACCATGCAGTCGCTGGTCGGCGGGGGCAACGGGCTGCCGAGGCCGGGCGCGGTCTCCCTGGCGCACCGCGGCATTCTCTTCCTGGACGAGGCGCCGGAGTTCTCCGTGAAGACGCTGGACGCGCTGCGCCAGCCGCTGGAGTCCGGGCACGTCGTGGTGGCGCGCAGCGCCGGGGTGGTGCGGCTGCCGGCCCGGTTCCTGATGGTGCTGGCCGCCAATCCGTGCCCGTGCGGGCGGCACAGCCTGAACGGGGGCGGCTGCGAGTGCCCGCCGTCCGCGGTGCGGCGATATCAGGCCAGGCTCTCCGGGCCGCTGCTCGACCGGGTGGACCTGCGGGTGGCCGTCGATTCGGTCACGCGGGAGGACCTGATGGGCCGGGGCGGCCGGGGCGAATCCACCGAGACCGTCGCCGCCCGCGTGCGGGAGGCCAGGGAGCGGGCGGCCGAGCGGCTGACGGGCACGCCGTGGACGACCAACAGCGAGGTGCCCGGCCACGAGCTGCGGACCCGGCTGGCGGCGGTCCCCGGCGCGCTGCACGCGGCCGAGCGCGACATGGAACGCGGGCTGCTCACCGCGCGCGGCCTGGACCGGGTGCTGCGGGTGGCCTGGACGGTGGCGGACCTGCGCGGCGCGGCCCGCCCGGACGCCTCGGACATCGCGGCGGCCCTCGAACTGCGCAGCGGCATCCCGCGCGGGGTCCCGCTGGGAGCGGGGGCGCCGTGA
- the dprA gene encoding DNA-processing protein DprA yields MGEEERLARAALSRVLEPGDERGGRWLRECGAVGLWRRIRDAAGEAERLRGMTVRRLAGYRLRAAGADPERDLARVAAMGGRFVCPGDREWPTQLDDLADARPTGLWVRGRPDLRLWALRSVAVVGARACTPYGAHMAATLGAGLAERGWVVVSGAAFGVDGAAHRGALAAGGATMAVLACGVDVPYPRGHAELIGRVAGQGLVLGELPPSEHPTRSRFVLRNRVIAALTRGTVVVEAEYRSGSLVTARVAQRLGRFTMGVPGPATSGLSAGVHELLRDQAVLVTDAAEVAELVGDIGDLAPARSGPVLARDLLETVAARVLDALPGRGSADAREVARAAGTSADEALAKLYELHSLGFVERQGEGWRLTRRRTCRDDARRGGS; encoded by the coding sequence GTGGGGGAGGAGGAGCGGCTCGCCCGTGCGGCGCTGAGCCGGGTGCTGGAGCCGGGGGACGAGCGGGGCGGCCGGTGGCTGCGGGAGTGCGGGGCGGTCGGACTGTGGCGGCGGATCAGGGACGCGGCCGGTGAGGCGGAGCGGCTGCGCGGGATGACGGTGCGGCGGCTGGCCGGCTACCGGCTGCGGGCCGCCGGGGCCGACCCGGAGCGGGACCTGGCGCGGGTCGCGGCGATGGGCGGGCGCTTCGTCTGCCCCGGAGACCGGGAATGGCCGACCCAGCTCGACGACCTGGCGGACGCCCGGCCGACCGGGCTGTGGGTGCGCGGCCGTCCCGACCTGCGGCTGTGGGCGCTGCGCTCGGTCGCCGTGGTCGGCGCCCGCGCCTGCACCCCGTACGGGGCGCACATGGCGGCGACGCTGGGCGCGGGGCTCGCGGAGCGGGGCTGGGTGGTGGTGTCGGGCGCCGCGTTCGGAGTGGACGGGGCGGCCCACCGGGGTGCGCTGGCCGCGGGCGGCGCCACGATGGCGGTGCTGGCCTGCGGGGTGGACGTGCCCTATCCGCGCGGGCATGCCGAGCTGATCGGGCGGGTGGCCGGGCAGGGGCTCGTCCTCGGGGAACTGCCGCCCTCCGAGCACCCGACGCGGAGCAGGTTCGTCCTGCGGAACAGGGTGATCGCCGCGCTGACGCGGGGGACGGTCGTCGTGGAGGCCGAGTACCGCAGCGGCTCCCTGGTCACGGCGCGCGTCGCCCAGCGGCTCGGGCGGTTCACCATGGGCGTTCCCGGCCCGGCGACCAGCGGGCTGTCGGCGGGCGTGCACGAACTCCTGCGCGACCAGGCCGTCCTGGTCACGGACGCGGCCGAAGTGGCCGAACTGGTGGGGGACATCGGGGACCTCGCGCCCGCCAGGAGCGGCCCGGTGCTCGCGCGGGACCTGCTGGAAACCGTCGCCGCGCGGGTGCTCGACGCACTGCCGGGCCGGGGCTCCGCCGATGCCAGGGAGGTGGCGCGCGCGGCAGGGACGAGCGCCGATGAAGCCCTCGCCAAGTTGTACGAACTCCACTCACTGGGGTTCGTAGAACGCCAGGGCGAAGGCTGGAGGTTGACGCGGCGGCGGACTTGCCGGGACGACGCGCGGCGAGGCGGTTCTTGA